A genomic segment from Desulfonatronum lacustre DSM 10312 encodes:
- the ftsY gene encoding signal recognition particle-docking protein FtsY, which yields MGFFSKVKKWWSTEEATKTEESIEQPEPKPSQESSEASDSAEIVDQAVPADQEPTTPAPEPEPVEPSPEPVAEHTPEDASELESRSEEEEKRPTGPESIQPPLETATQVVPDSHPEPRLKTGPEPVAEPASGAAPEATSGPVPESVFEPSPEPAFESQEQPASKARPGLLSRLFSRQPAKPTPSPEPEPTSKPEQLVETAPAKPSEPGRATEATAKAPEWQTQVMQALRGAEPKLSVWLEHTLSGVETMGDELWERLRFLFRALEAPEDEAELFITKFRDWLEDMGYEQVAEFRSELQYRLALALELEDEEDERDRLFLKLSEGLNKTREQLTKRIDALLSAHRKFDDPFWEELEEVLIMADVGHRSAVMLLDRLKARVRKEDISEPEAFREMLRQELAAIFPQPKVVDLPQGPEVVLVVGVNGVGKTTTIAKLAHRAQMQGRKVLVAAGDTFRAAAMEQLAIWAKRTGADFFSKGEGADPAAVAYEAVDAALQGGHDVVFLDTAGRLHTKVDLMDELRKIKRVLAKKLPGAPHRSLLVVDATTGQNALSQTKLFHEAVSVDEIILTKLDGTSKGGIVVAIALEFGMPISFVGLGEKMEDLRPFSGEDFAKALVN from the coding sequence ATGGGTTTTTTCTCCAAGGTAAAAAAATGGTGGTCCACCGAAGAAGCGACCAAAACTGAAGAATCGATCGAACAGCCGGAACCGAAGCCTTCCCAGGAATCATCGGAGGCATCGGATTCAGCGGAGATAGTCGATCAAGCCGTACCGGCGGACCAGGAGCCAACAACGCCCGCGCCGGAACCGGAGCCGGTCGAGCCTTCCCCGGAACCTGTCGCGGAACACACCCCCGAAGACGCTTCCGAACTGGAATCAAGGTCGGAAGAGGAAGAGAAACGACCGACGGGTCCGGAGAGCATTCAGCCTCCCCTGGAAACCGCCACGCAGGTTGTTCCGGATTCTCACCCCGAGCCTCGCCTGAAGACCGGACCTGAACCTGTTGCCGAACCTGCTTCTGGAGCTGCTCCCGAAGCTACTTCTGGGCCTGTTCCCGAATCCGTTTTCGAACCTTCTCCGGAACCAGCCTTTGAAAGCCAGGAGCAACCCGCTTCCAAGGCCCGCCCGGGCCTGCTTTCCCGCCTCTTTTCCCGTCAGCCCGCCAAGCCGACGCCGTCTCCGGAACCGGAGCCGACCTCGAAACCGGAACAACTCGTCGAGACCGCCCCAGCCAAACCTTCCGAGCCCGGACGGGCAACCGAAGCGACAGCCAAAGCCCCTGAGTGGCAAACCCAGGTCATGCAGGCCCTGCGCGGGGCCGAGCCGAAGCTCAGCGTCTGGTTGGAGCACACCCTTTCCGGGGTGGAGACCATGGGCGACGAGTTGTGGGAACGGCTGCGCTTCCTGTTCCGGGCCCTGGAGGCCCCGGAGGACGAGGCCGAACTGTTCATCACCAAATTCCGGGACTGGCTGGAGGACATGGGCTACGAGCAGGTAGCCGAATTTCGGTCCGAGTTGCAGTACCGACTGGCCCTGGCCCTGGAACTGGAAGACGAGGAGGACGAGCGGGACCGCCTCTTTCTGAAGCTCTCCGAAGGCCTGAATAAGACACGGGAGCAGCTCACCAAGCGCATCGACGCCCTGCTCTCGGCCCATCGCAAGTTCGACGATCCGTTCTGGGAAGAGCTGGAGGAAGTGCTGATCATGGCCGACGTGGGGCACCGCTCCGCGGTCATGCTCCTGGACCGGCTCAAGGCTCGAGTGCGCAAGGAAGACATCAGCGAGCCCGAGGCGTTCCGGGAAATGCTGCGTCAGGAACTGGCCGCCATCTTCCCCCAACCCAAGGTCGTCGATCTGCCCCAGGGTCCGGAGGTCGTGCTGGTGGTGGGCGTAAACGGCGTGGGCAAGACCACGACCATCGCCAAGCTGGCCCACCGCGCCCAGATGCAGGGCCGCAAGGTGCTCGTGGCCGCCGGGGACACCTTCCGGGCCGCGGCCATGGAGCAGCTCGCCATCTGGGCCAAGCGCACCGGCGCGGACTTCTTCAGCAAGGGTGAAGGCGCGGACCCGGCCGCCGTGGCCTACGAAGCCGTGGACGCGGCCCTGCAAGGCGGCCACGACGTAGTCTTTCTGGACACCGCGGGCCGGCTGCACACCAAGGTCGACCTGATGGACGAACTGCGCAAGATCAAGCGCGTCCTGGCCAAGAAGCTTCCCGGCGCACCTCATCGCAGCCTGCTGGTGGTGGACGCCACCACCGGACAGAACGCCCTTTCCCAGACCAAGTTGTTCCACGAGGCGGTCAGCGTGGACGAAATCATCCTGACCAAGCTGGACGGCACGTCCAAAGGCGGCATCGTGGTGGCCATCGCCCTGGAGTTCGGCATGCCCATCAGTTTCGTTGGCCTGGGCGAGAAGATGGAAGACCTCCGACCGTTCAGCGGCGAGGACTTCGCCAAGGCCCTTGTGAACTGA
- the ngg gene encoding N-acetylglutaminylglutamine synthetase, which yields MGQTKHRGEHRFDRDNLPSLRNWKRADMLPNLKLPADVILECGWGRLIFAHTFSDQRKLVRTICDESPGRRDIAIYLRDPHVVLAMAPQELFMDPSHTFRLWLDRYQPDPAMNKRIVIRRVQTREDCRRINTIYAGRGMVVSKEDFLWNHRHSRSMVPLVAEDLSTQQIVGTVTAIDHKRAFNDPENGTSLWCLAVEPQCRLPGVGEALVRYVVEYFQARGRSYLDLSVMHDNTQAIALYEKLGFSRVPVFSVKHKNAINEPLFVGEEPQTRLNPYAMIIIKEARRRGIAVEVLDETSGHFQLSFGGRSIACWESLSELTSAMAFCRCDDKSLTLRLLHRAGLRTPEQVAAGEEAENLAFLERHQRLVVKPTRGEQGRGISVDVRDDEELITAVRKARAVNDRVVLESFVEGQDLRMIVIDFAFVAAAVRRPAQVEGTGEHTVRELIEKQSRRRAAATGGESRIPLDQETERCMAQSGWKMSDVPPAGETLVVRKTANLHTGGTIHDVTDQVHPELVRAAEQAARVLNIPVVGFDFLVPDVGGSEYVIIEANERPGLANHEPQPTAERFVDLLFPQTATRG from the coding sequence ATGGGTCAGACGAAACACCGCGGCGAACATCGCTTCGACCGCGACAATCTGCCGTCGCTGCGCAACTGGAAACGGGCGGACATGCTGCCCAACCTCAAACTGCCCGCGGACGTGATCCTGGAGTGCGGATGGGGCCGGTTGATCTTTGCCCATACGTTCTCGGACCAGCGCAAGCTGGTTCGCACCATTTGCGACGAATCTCCGGGGCGGCGGGACATCGCCATTTATCTGCGCGATCCGCACGTCGTGCTGGCCATGGCGCCCCAGGAACTGTTCATGGACCCGTCCCATACCTTCAGGCTCTGGCTGGACCGCTATCAGCCGGACCCGGCCATGAACAAGCGGATCGTGATTCGTCGGGTGCAGACCAGGGAAGACTGTCGCCGGATCAACACTATTTACGCCGGCAGGGGCATGGTGGTCTCGAAGGAGGATTTTCTCTGGAATCATCGGCATTCCCGGTCCATGGTCCCGCTGGTGGCCGAGGATTTGTCCACGCAACAGATCGTGGGCACGGTCACGGCCATCGACCATAAACGGGCCTTCAATGACCCGGAAAACGGGACCAGCTTGTGGTGCCTTGCCGTGGAGCCGCAATGTCGGCTGCCCGGGGTGGGCGAGGCCCTGGTGCGCTATGTGGTGGAGTATTTCCAGGCTCGGGGGCGGTCCTACCTGGACCTGTCCGTGATGCACGACAATACCCAGGCCATCGCCTTGTATGAAAAGCTGGGCTTCTCCCGGGTCCCGGTCTTCAGCGTCAAACACAAGAACGCCATCAACGAGCCGCTCTTCGTGGGCGAGGAACCGCAGACCAGGCTGAATCCATACGCCATGATCATCATCAAGGAGGCCCGGCGGCGGGGGATCGCCGTGGAGGTCCTGGACGAGACCAGCGGGCACTTTCAGCTTTCCTTCGGCGGGCGGAGCATTGCCTGCTGGGAGTCCCTGAGCGAGTTGACCAGCGCCATGGCGTTTTGCCGCTGCGACGACAAAAGCCTGACTTTGCGTCTGCTGCATCGGGCCGGGCTGCGGACGCCGGAACAGGTGGCGGCAGGGGAAGAGGCCGAGAATCTGGCGTTTTTGGAACGCCACCAGCGCCTGGTGGTCAAGCCGACCCGGGGCGAACAGGGCCGGGGAATCAGCGTGGACGTCCGCGACGACGAAGAACTGATCACGGCTGTTCGAAAGGCGCGTGCGGTCAACGACCGGGTCGTGCTGGAGTCCTTTGTTGAAGGGCAGGATTTGCGAATGATCGTCATTGACTTTGCCTTCGTGGCCGCGGCGGTGCGGCGGCCGGCCCAGGTGGAGGGCACGGGGGAGCACACGGTGCGGGAACTGATCGAAAAGCAAAGCCGCCGTCGGGCCGCGGCCACGGGCGGGGAGAGCCGAATTCCCCTGGACCAGGAAACCGAACGCTGCATGGCCCAAAGCGGCTGGAAGATGAGCGACGTCCCGCCTGCCGGTGAAACGCTGGTGGTACGCAAGACCGCCAACCTGCACACCGGGGGGACGATTCACGACGTCACGGACCAGGTCCATCCCGAGTTGGTCCGGGCCGCGGAACAGGCCGCCCGGGTGCTGAACATTCCGGTGGTCGGGTTCGATTTTCTCGTCCCGGACGTGGGCGGGTCGGAGTACGTGATCATCGAGGCCAACGAGCGTCCGGGCCTGGCCAACCACGAACCGCAACCCACGGCGGAGCGGTTCGTGGACCTGCTCTTTCCCCAGACCGCGACTCGAGGCTGA
- a CDS encoding glycosyltransferase family 2 protein yields the protein MPSTPSTPSDLGPPAVSCILPVYNEEGCLRPLLDELTSVLNELGRPSEIICVDDYSRDGSLDLLTRLHADHDRLRLVRHTRNLGQSAAFATGFQVARGQILVTMDADMQHDPADIPRLLRALTPETDMVCGIRANRRDNWIKRVSSRLANRFRDMVSGDRIADAGCTFRALRRTALPELLVFNGMHRFLPTLLRCRGLTVIELPINHRPRISGVSKYGIGNRLWRGLLDCVAVRWYARRAIPARRWEHVPNLALRRPPHE from the coding sequence ATGCCCTCCACACCCTCCACGCCATCCGACCTTGGGCCGCCGGCCGTTTCCTGCATTCTGCCGGTCTACAATGAAGAGGGATGTCTGCGTCCGCTTCTCGACGAGTTGACGTCGGTGCTGAACGAACTGGGACGGCCCTCTGAGATCATCTGCGTGGACGATTACAGCCGGGACGGCAGCCTGGACCTGCTGACGAGACTGCACGCCGACCACGACCGGCTTCGACTCGTCCGGCATACCCGCAACCTGGGCCAAAGCGCGGCCTTTGCCACCGGATTCCAGGTCGCCCGGGGCCAGATTCTGGTCACCATGGACGCGGACATGCAGCACGACCCGGCGGACATTCCCCGCCTGTTGCGCGCCCTGACCCCGGAAACGGACATGGTTTGCGGCATCCGGGCCAACCGTCGGGACAATTGGATCAAGCGCGTCTCCTCACGGCTGGCCAACCGATTCCGGGACATGGTCTCCGGAGACCGGATCGCGGACGCCGGTTGCACTTTCCGCGCCCTGCGCCGGACCGCCCTGCCGGAACTTCTGGTGTTCAACGGCATGCACCGCTTTCTGCCCACCCTGCTGCGCTGCCGGGGGCTGACCGTGATCGAGCTGCCCATCAACCACCGTCCCCGGATCAGCGGCGTTTCCAAGTACGGGATCGGCAACCGCCTTTGGCGCGGGCTGCTGGACTGCGTCGCCGTGCGCTGGTACGCTCGACGGGCCATCCCGGCACGGCGCTGGGAGCACGTTCCCAACCTAGCCTTGCGGCGCCCGCCCCATGAATGA
- a CDS encoding N-acetylglutaminylglutamine amidotransferase → MCGICGELRFDGSQATAVNVQAMADVMSGRGPDGCGIFVQKGVSLGHRRLKIIDLSDASHQPMIDPELGLACVFNGIIYNYKELRRELEGKGYRFFSSGDTEVLLKAYHAWGDECVQRFMGMFAFAVWERNSGTVLLGRDRLGIKPLYLAEVPGGLLFASSLPALLATGRIDKELDPVALNHYFSFHAVVPAPHTLLQGVRKLPPATLLRLETDGTRGQWEYWNPEFNCLEPDKSEGEWRDEVLAALRTAVDRRMVADVPVGVLLSGGLDSSLVVGLLAEAGARDLNTFSIGFEAVGDEAGDEFRYSDIVAKRFGTVHHKISISSAEALGNLRDCARAMSEPMVSHDNIGFYLLSREVAKHVTVVQSGQGADEVFAGYHWYPPMMDSRDAVADYARLFRDRDHADYARLVEARWGGEDHSLNFIRAGFAAPGANRAIDKALRMDALTMLVDDPVKRVDNMTMAWGLEARVPFLDHELVELAARIPAELKVRDGGKYILKEAARSVIPYEVIDRPKGYFPVPALKYLRGPFLDFVTEVLDQPAARQRGLIRRDYLDELLRAPEEHITPLGGSKLWQVAVLELWMQEHGL, encoded by the coding sequence ATGTGCGGTATTTGCGGAGAATTGCGGTTTGATGGAAGCCAGGCCACGGCGGTGAACGTTCAGGCCATGGCCGACGTGATGTCCGGTCGCGGTCCGGACGGGTGCGGCATATTCGTGCAGAAAGGGGTGTCCCTGGGGCACCGGCGACTGAAGATCATTGATCTGAGCGACGCATCCCATCAGCCCATGATCGACCCGGAACTGGGGTTGGCCTGCGTGTTCAACGGGATCATCTACAACTACAAGGAACTCCGCCGAGAGCTGGAAGGCAAGGGCTACCGCTTTTTTTCCTCCGGAGACACGGAGGTGTTGCTCAAGGCCTACCATGCTTGGGGCGATGAGTGCGTCCAACGGTTCATGGGCATGTTCGCCTTCGCGGTCTGGGAGCGGAATTCCGGAACGGTTCTGCTGGGCCGGGACCGGCTGGGGATCAAGCCGTTGTATCTGGCCGAGGTTCCGGGTGGGCTGTTGTTCGCTTCCAGCCTGCCCGCGCTGCTGGCCACGGGCAGGATCGACAAGGAACTGGATCCCGTAGCCCTGAATCACTATTTCTCTTTTCATGCCGTGGTCCCGGCCCCGCACACTCTGTTGCAAGGAGTGCGCAAACTGCCTCCGGCCACGCTGCTGCGGCTGGAGACAGACGGGACGCGCGGGCAATGGGAGTACTGGAATCCGGAGTTCAATTGCCTGGAGCCGGACAAGAGCGAAGGCGAGTGGCGGGATGAGGTTTTGGCCGCGCTGCGTACCGCGGTGGATCGGCGGATGGTGGCGGACGTGCCCGTGGGCGTGTTGCTCTCCGGCGGCCTGGATTCCAGCCTGGTGGTGGGGCTGCTGGCCGAGGCCGGTGCGCGGGATTTGAATACCTTTTCCATCGGCTTTGAAGCCGTGGGCGACGAAGCCGGAGATGAATTCCGGTATTCGGACATCGTGGCCAAACGCTTCGGCACCGTGCATCACAAGATTTCCATCTCCTCGGCCGAGGCTCTGGGCAATCTGCGGGACTGCGCGCGGGCCATGTCCGAGCCCATGGTCAGCCACGACAACATCGGCTTCTATCTGTTGTCCCGGGAGGTGGCCAAGCATGTCACCGTGGTCCAGAGCGGCCAGGGCGCGGACGAGGTCTTTGCCGGGTATCACTGGTATCCGCCGATGATGGACAGCCGCGACGCGGTGGCCGACTACGCCCGCTTGTTTCGCGATCGGGATCATGCGGACTATGCCCGGCTGGTGGAGGCGCGCTGGGGCGGTGAGGACCATAGCCTGAACTTCATTCGCGCCGGGTTCGCCGCGCCGGGGGCGAACAGGGCCATTGACAAGGCCCTGCGCATGGACGCCCTGACCATGCTCGTGGACGACCCGGTGAAGCGGGTGGACAATATGACCATGGCCTGGGGCCTGGAAGCCCGTGTGCCGTTTCTGGACCATGAGCTGGTGGAGCTGGCCGCCCGGATTCCCGCGGAACTGAAGGTCCGCGACGGCGGCAAGTACATCCTCAAGGAGGCTGCCCGGTCCGTAATCCCGTATGAGGTGATCGACCGGCCCAAGGGCTACTTTCCGGTCCCGGCGTTGAAGTATCTGCGCGGTCCGTTTTTGGACTTCGTAACCGAGGTGCTGGACCAGCCCGCGGCTCGCCAGCGGGGGCTCATCCGCCGGGATTACCTGGACGAGTTGCTCCGCGCTCCGGAAGAACACATCACGCCGTTGGGCGGCTCCAAACTCTGGCAGGTGGCCGTGCTGGAATTGTGGATGCAGGAACATGGGCTTTAA